A genome region from Chengkuizengella sp. SCS-71B includes the following:
- the abc-f gene encoding ribosomal protection-like ABC-F family protein translates to MTILEINRIEKYIKDRLLFKLEGRITVSKKDRIGIVGLNGAGKSTFLSVLSGKTDLDGGTISHNINMIEIAQNDETKVSGHAREYLSKWGIQKEIHHEMSGGEKMRIKIAEVLQRKFDLLLADEPTSHLDLSGIMKLEQEIKRVQGAVIIVSHDRAFLDAVCTKIIEINNERITEYQGNYSSYTKQQEMKLNRAQFEYEEYINEKSRLQQAFKEKQQKVKKMKHKPKRMSYKEANLGAEKARSKQAKVGRSAKAIEKRIEQLEKKEKPIIKDQAIFDLTQHKQIHNKFVIKMEQVTKKIAGRTLFSNLNVMIKPGMKVALIGNNGTGKSTLLKMIKEQKQGIFVPASCRIGFLHQTLKDLKKDQSILENVMDTSIYSKEKVRTILARMLFKRDEVHKKISVLSGGEKVKVALAKCFVSDTNLLLLDEPTNYLDIKTQESLEKVLKEYPGTVVFATHDRRLINQLATHVLMIENEKGFFIEGNYDALTFDIQ, encoded by the coding sequence ATGACTATTTTAGAGATAAATAGAATTGAGAAATATATAAAGGATCGTTTGTTATTTAAGTTAGAGGGTCGAATAACTGTATCGAAAAAAGATCGAATTGGAATTGTAGGTTTAAATGGAGCAGGCAAATCTACATTTTTATCTGTTTTATCTGGGAAAACGGATTTGGATGGGGGAACGATCAGTCACAATATAAATATGATTGAGATTGCACAGAATGATGAAACAAAAGTCAGTGGACATGCAAGAGAATATCTATCCAAGTGGGGAATTCAAAAGGAAATACATCACGAAATGAGCGGCGGAGAAAAGATGAGAATAAAAATTGCTGAAGTTCTTCAACGTAAATTTGATCTACTACTTGCTGATGAACCAACTAGCCATTTAGATTTGTCTGGCATTATGAAGTTGGAACAAGAGATTAAAAGAGTTCAAGGTGCAGTTATTATAGTCTCACATGATCGAGCTTTTCTGGATGCAGTATGTACAAAAATTATTGAAATAAACAATGAAAGAATAACTGAATACCAGGGCAACTATAGTTCGTATACAAAACAACAAGAGATGAAATTAAATCGTGCTCAATTTGAGTATGAGGAATACATTAACGAGAAATCTCGTTTGCAGCAGGCTTTTAAAGAAAAGCAACAAAAGGTTAAAAAAATGAAACATAAACCGAAACGAATGAGTTACAAAGAAGCTAATTTGGGTGCAGAAAAAGCAAGAAGTAAACAAGCCAAGGTAGGCCGTTCTGCAAAGGCAATTGAGAAACGGATTGAACAGTTGGAGAAAAAAGAAAAACCAATAATAAAGGATCAAGCTATTTTTGATCTAACCCAACATAAACAAATCCATAATAAATTTGTGATAAAAATGGAACAAGTAACTAAAAAAATAGCGGGGCGTACTTTATTTTCAAATTTGAATGTGATGATTAAACCTGGCATGAAGGTCGCGTTGATAGGAAACAATGGAACAGGCAAGTCTACGTTATTAAAAATGATAAAAGAACAAAAACAAGGTATCTTCGTGCCTGCAAGTTGTAGAATAGGCTTCTTACATCAAACGCTTAAAGATCTAAAAAAGGATCAGTCGATATTAGAAAATGTGATGGATACAAGCATTTATTCAAAAGAAAAAGTAAGAACAATCTTGGCAAGGATGCTTTTTAAAAGAGATGAAGTTCATAAAAAAATTAGTGTATTGAGTGGGGGAGAGAAAGTTAAGGTAGCTCTAGCCAAATGCTTTGTAAGTGATACAAACCTATTATTATTAGATGAACCTACGAATTATTTAGATATTAAAACGCAAGAAAGTTTAGAAAAGGTGTTAAAAGAGTATCCAGGAACAGTTGTGTTTGCTACACATGATAGACGACTAATAAACCAGCTTGCAACACATGTTTTAATGATTGAGAATGAAAAAGGTTTTTTTATTGAAGGGAATTATGATGCCTTAACCTTTGACATCCAATAA
- a CDS encoding right-handed parallel beta-helix repeat-containing protein encodes MVINVPEDVPTINAALVAASQGDTIRVAAITCNESLVISGANSNQIRIVGAGMGKTIIDGTGLPDGSIGINILDSSLVTIENLSVRCFSGNGIQIESNENIIHKVEVSENGEQGISIESNGSRNMIMSSVINGNTLNGILIMIGSISNYLISNHVSNNLIEGMRIFGDNNLVLKNTIQRNFEDGITTRAANNLIILNLILNNLSGIQNNENDFVFVNKIFRNKNAGIESRSDMNLYWVNHIRCNGETGIRLRGGAQQRVINNMIINSGNIGIEIFEGINDNLIDNNCINNNVNQGIQINPNSNDNVIRSNKLAGNTPDIANEGMGTLFDANRCTTSDPPSLCNEDNEIFVKEGQSIQTAINNVPSEGFTIRVGKGTFNEALTINNIGGNRDKIRIIGAGRGKTIIDGMALPGETGIDIEARFITIENLTVQNFENRGILIDADDNILSCVNVLDNQGAGIEIDFGSERNLVINCNSCGNTGDGIVTNGNNNYVISSKSNKNGGNGMRFRGDFNLALNNFCEENNNDGMDFDNNGFIIGNCALNNGQFADGFFTGDNNLILWNKAFGNPEEGIRTEDNNLIWGNRICNNETLGIFMLSSNRIRNNTLKKNTGVGVFSSGGDVRNIIDNNTIVNQTEAGILLNMNSQGNAVRSNCLKGNNPDIEDNGMNNVIDENICKTSNQPGVCEDC; translated from the coding sequence ATGGTAATCAACGTACCTGAAGATGTACCTACAATCAATGCTGCCTTGGTAGCAGCTTCTCAAGGTGACACCATCAGAGTTGCTGCCATTACTTGTAATGAATCATTAGTCATAAGTGGAGCAAATTCAAACCAAATACGAATCGTAGGGGCAGGAATGGGGAAAACGATCATTGATGGAACAGGTCTTCCAGATGGCTCAATTGGTATAAATATTTTGGATTCAAGTTTAGTCACGATTGAAAATCTGTCTGTTCGATGCTTCAGCGGAAATGGTATTCAGATTGAATCAAATGAAAACATTATTCATAAAGTTGAGGTATCAGAAAATGGAGAGCAAGGTATTTCAATAGAATCTAATGGATCAAGGAATATGATCATGTCATCAGTAATAAATGGAAATACATTGAATGGTATCTTGATCATGATTGGATCGATAAGTAATTACTTAATCTCTAACCATGTTTCAAATAATCTAATTGAAGGGATGCGTATATTTGGGGATAATAACTTGGTTTTAAAAAACACCATTCAACGAAACTTTGAGGATGGTATAACAACAAGAGCAGCAAACAATTTAATTATTCTTAATTTGATTTTAAATAATCTTTCTGGAATACAGAACAATGAGAATGATTTTGTTTTTGTAAATAAAATATTTAGGAATAAAAATGCTGGGATAGAAAGCCGCAGTGATATGAATTTATATTGGGTAAATCATATAAGATGTAATGGTGAGACAGGGATACGACTTAGAGGTGGAGCACAACAAAGAGTCATAAATAATATGATCATTAACAGTGGAAATATAGGGATTGAAATTTTTGAGGGTATCAACGACAACTTGATCGATAATAACTGTATCAATAATAATGTGAATCAAGGCATACAAATTAACCCTAATTCTAATGATAACGTCATCCGATCCAACAAATTAGCTGGTAATACACCAGATATAGCTAATGAAGGTATGGGAACATTATTTGATGCTAACCGCTGTACAACAAGTGATCCTCCTAGTTTATGTAATGAAGATAACGAGATCTTCGTAAAAGAGGGTCAGAGTATTCAAACTGCGATAAACAATGTTCCTAGTGAAGGTTTTACAATTCGAGTAGGAAAAGGAACCTTTAATGAGGCACTCACAATTAATAACATAGGAGGAAATCGGGATAAAATTCGAATCATTGGTGCAGGTAGAGGTAAAACAATTATTGATGGGATGGCTTTACCTGGTGAAACTGGAATTGACATAGAGGCCAGATTCATAACAATCGAAAATCTGACTGTTCAAAACTTCGAGAATCGTGGAATTCTAATTGATGCAGATGATAATATACTTTCATGTGTAAATGTACTTGATAATCAAGGTGCTGGGATTGAAATCGACTTTGGTTCTGAAAGGAATTTGGTTATAAATTGCAATTCTTGTGGGAATACAGGCGATGGAATTGTTACTAACGGGAATAACAATTATGTCATTAGTAGTAAATCTAATAAAAATGGTGGAAATGGCATGCGATTTAGAGGTGATTTTAATCTAGCACTAAATAATTTCTGTGAAGAAAATAATAATGATGGAATGGATTTTGATAATAATGGTTTTATTATTGGCAATTGTGCATTGAATAATGGACAATTTGCTGATGGTTTTTTTACAGGTGATAATAATTTAATTCTTTGGAATAAAGCATTTGGTAATCCGGAGGAAGGAATAAGAACAGAAGATAATAATTTAATTTGGGGAAATAGGATATGTAATAATGAGACCCTGGGGATATTTATGCTATCTTCTAACAGAATCAGAAACAATACCTTAAAGAAGAATACTGGGGTTGGTGTATTCAGTAGTGGGGGGGATGTGCGCAACATTATTGACAACAATACCATAGTAAATCAAACAGAAGCAGGGATTTTGTTAAATATGAATAGTCAAGGAAATGCTGTTCGTTCTAACTGCTTAAAAGGAAATAATCCGGATATTGAGGATAACGGAATGAATAATGTCATTGACGAAAATATTTGTAAAACGAGTAATCAACCCGGAGTATGTGAAGATTGCTGA
- a CDS encoding VOC family protein, whose amino-acid sequence MNNIKSIHHVAIEVSDLSRSIEFYQSLGFLIEQSIDFKGEEAIFLELEHFRLELYEVENSRKKSNYDKQMHIAFEVESWNELLKWIDVIKLEIIEGPFKLENGWRTIFVKGYDGEILEFMEEL is encoded by the coding sequence GAGCATTCATCATGTTGCTATCGAAGTAAGTGACTTAAGTCGTTCCATCGAATTTTACCAGTCTCTAGGTTTTTTAATAGAGCAATCCATAGATTTTAAAGGTGAGGAAGCAATATTTTTAGAGTTAGAGCATTTTCGGTTGGAGCTTTATGAGGTTGAAAATTCACGTAAAAAATCAAATTATGATAAACAAATGCATATAGCATTTGAAGTCGAAAGTTGGAACGAATTGTTGAAATGGATCGATGTTATAAAATTAGAAATTATAGAGGGTCCTTTTAAGTTAGAAAATGGGTGGAGGACAATATTTGTGAAAGGGTATGATGGTGAAATACTTGAATTTATGGAAGAGCTCTAA